The following coding sequences lie in one Aspergillus puulaauensis MK2 DNA, chromosome 3, nearly complete sequence genomic window:
- a CDS encoding NAD(P)H-dependent flavin oxidoreductase (COG:S;~EggNog:ENOG410PHSS;~InterPro:IPR004136,IPR013785;~PFAM:PF03060;~go_function: GO:0003824 - catalytic activity [Evidence IEA];~go_function: GO:0018580 - nitronate monooxygenase activity [Evidence IEA];~go_process: GO:0055114 - oxidation-reduction process [Evidence IEA]) produces MLPALNTPDYLGYAKAAVEEGIKIIETAGNPEPILKYLKSNGVTVIHKCVSLGHALKAQAKGVDCISIDGIEWGICSAGHGGEYDTTSMILLGRCAQELKIPFLASGGFADGKGLAMALILGAQGINMGTRWMCTVEAPIHQNVKEAIVKMDENGTILVLRKFRNTTRLAKNEVTLEVHKIENSKLEPQFQEVAHLMSGARGKGVYETGDINAGVWSVGLAAGLIKSIPTCEELARTIEREAAEALSKANSLYTNRASL; encoded by the exons ATGCTTCCTGCCTTGAACACTCCAGACTATTTGGGTTACGCCAAGGCcgctgttgaagagggtaTCAAAATAATTGAGACGGCGGGAAACCCCGAGCCCATCCTCAAGTACCTCAAAAGCAACGGAGTTACTGTCATTCACAAATGCGTGTCGCTTGGCCACGCCTTGAAGGCGCAGGCTAAAGGCGTGGATTGCATATCCATTGATGG TATCGAATG GGGCATATGCAGCGCTGGCCACGGAGGCGAAT ATGACACCACCTCAATGATCCTTCTAGGACGATGCGCCCAGGAGCTGAAGATTCCATTTCTCGCGTCTGGTGGTTTCGCCGATGGCAAGGGACTAGCAATGGCCCTTATCCTCGGAGCTCAAGG TATCAACATGGGCACCCGCTGGATGTGCACTGTCGAGGCGCCAATCCACCAAAACGTCAAAGAGGCAATCGTCAAGATGGATGAGAACGGCACTATCCTCGTCCTTCGCAAGTTCCGGAACACAACGCGCTTGGCCAAA AATGAGGTCACATTGGAGGTTCACAAAATCGAAAACAGCAAGCTGGAGCCTCAATTCCAGGAAGTGGCCCACCTCATGTCCGGTGCCCGAGGGAAGGGCGTATATGAAACCGGAGACATTAACGCGGGTGTCTGGTCCGTTGGTCTTGCGGCCGGGTTGATCAAGTCTATTCCCACGTGTGAAGAGCTCGCACGAACCATCGAGCGTGAGGCGGCTGAGGctctctccaaggccaatAGTCTGTATACAAACCGCGCTAGCCTTTGA
- the cps1 gene encoding Gly-Xaa carboxypeptidase (COG:E;~EggNog:ENOG410PHSC;~InterPro:IPR001261,IPR017141,IPR002933,IPR011650, IPR036264;~MEROPS:MER0001269;~PFAM:PF01546,PF07687;~SECRETED:SignalP(1-20);~go_function: GO:0004181 - metallocarboxypeptidase activity [Evidence IEA];~go_function: GO:0016787 - hydrolase activity [Evidence IEA]), with protein MWAPVVPLVIGFSFLSSAEAFSIPLSPQQILGDLTADRKAEVCPLPQKVLLDDDGLFPSLRYLQDEAILRRQVDRLSKAVQLPTAITDSMTDPNDDAFWPFVDLGYALALFFPHIRTKAKVETINRFNLLITVEASPESSKKRKPILFTAHQDVVPVDDPSDWTHPPFSGYFDGEFLWGRGSSDCKNGLIGIMTAVDDLLSQDWTPSRPVLLAFGFDEETQGNIGAARIAPVLEERYGKDGVEFIFDEGGLGLMTVHSLSSSQGEAKEDDVIYALPGVSEKGSITLVFNLSVPGGHSSVPPKHTGVGIMSEIIYKLENEELEIFTPNLGPHHPSRRMLECQAQHSPEYVEDWLPSALDSDDLEASAEKIARSRGETVRFTLQSSQAADIFNGGVKSNALPEKIRAVVNYRVGLHQMPEMVQARAEKIIQPIIDKFNLSWRKDARDNEIELEAGKAGILTISTLNSPLNPAPVSPTDIETSPVWARFAGVTRSVFESVPSFEGKTVVVSGDIMTGNTDTRVYWNLSQNIYRWSPAREGRALNIHTVDERIGMDAHLEAIMLYYDLIRAFDSWDAPK; from the exons ATGTGGGCTCCCGTTGTACCCCTGGTAATTGGCTTCAGTTTCCTGTCAAGTGCCGAAGCCTTCTCAATCCCGCTTTCCCCGCAGCAGATCCTCGGCGATCTCACCGCAGATAGAAAGGCAGAGGTCTGCCCTCTCCCCCAGAAGGTccttctcgacgacgacggcctTTTCCCATCCCTTCGATATCTCCAAGATGAAGCAATTCTGCGTCGTCAGGTCGACCGCCTTTCCAAGGCCGTTCAACTCCCGACTGCGATCACAGACTCCATGACAGATCCCAACGATGACGCATTTTGGCCGTTTGTTGACTTGGGCTATGCTCTTGCCCTGTTCTTTCCTCATAT CCGCACCAAAGCAAAAGTCGAAACCATCAACCGCTTCAACCTTCTCATAACTGTCGAAGCCTCGCCAGAGTCTTCTAAAAAGAGGAAACCCATTTTATTCACTGCTCACCAAGATGTCGTTCCCGTCGATGATCCCTCAGATTGGACTCATCCCCCCTTTTCCGGCTACTTTGATGGGGAGTTTCTCTGGGGAAGAGGCAGCAGCGACTGCAAGAACGGTCTTATTGGTATTATGACCGCGGTAGATGACCTTTTAAGCCAAGACTGGACGCCTTCTAGGCCTGTGCTTCTGGCCTTCGGGTTCGATGAAGAGACGCAAGGCAACATCGGCGCTGCACGCATCGCACCGGTTTTAGAGGAAAGGTACGGAAAAGACGGCGTGGAATTTATCTTTGACGAAGGAGGACTGGGCCTTATGACCGTTCATTCATTGTCATCGTCTCAAGGCGAAGCAAAGGAAGATGATGTGATTTACGCTCTGCCAGGCGTAAGCGAGAAAGGTTCCATCACCCTCGTCTTCAACCTTTCTGTTCCTGGTGGCCACAGCTCCGTTCCACCAAAACACACAGGGGTCGGAATAATGTcggaaattatatataagctTGAAAACGAAGAGCTAGAGATTTTCACTCCGAACCTGGGCCCACATCACCCTTCTCGCCGAATGCTCGAGTGTCAAGCCCAGCATTCCCCTGAATATGTGGAAGACTGGCTCCCCTCCGCTCTTGACTCAGACGACCTCGAGGCATCGGCTGAAAAGATTGCCAGATCCCGTGGGGAAACTGTTAGGTTTACCCTTCAATCATCTCAGGCGGCTGATATATTCAATGGAGGAGTAAAGAGCAATGCACTCCCGGAAAAGATCCGTGCTGTCGTCAATTATCGCGTCGGGTTACATCAGATGCCAGAAATGGTGCAAGCACGAGCTGAGAAGATCATCCAGCCTATCATCGATAAGTTCAACCTGAGCTGGCGGAAGGACGCCAGGGATAACGAAATCGAGCTTGAGGCGGGGAAGGCCGGTATTCTTACGATATCTACGCTCAATTCCCCTCTCAACCCTGCTCCCGTCAGCCCTACCGATATTGAGACGAGTCCCGTTTGGGCCCGCTTTGCCGGTGTCACACGCTCCGTCTTCGAGTCCGTACCGAGCTTTGAAGGCAAAACCGTCGTCGTTAGCGGCGATATCATGACCGGGAATACTGACACCAGAGTATATTGGAACCTGTCACAAAACATTTACCGCTGGAGCCCCGCTCGCGAAGGGCGTGCCTTGAATATCCACACCGTCGATGAGAGAATCGGCATGGATGCCCACCTCGAGGCTATTATGTTGTATTACG ATTTAATCCGCGCCTTTGATTCATGGGACGCCCCAAAGTAG
- the gta1 gene encoding glutaminase GtaA (COG:S;~EggNog:ENOG410PHIS;~InterPro:IPR014870,IPR032515,IPR032514,IPR033433;~PFAM:PF17168,PF08760,PF16335,PF16334;~SECRETED:SignalP(1-19)) → MYILPLGCLCAFLAILTDAASTFSPARPPALPLVVKSPYLSTWLPAGQDGGNGGYLAGEWPTFWEGQVTGWAGLIRVDGQVYTWMGLPGSTTVDQTAYEYTSTKSIFTMHVGDKVEMKITFLSPITPNDLRRQSLVFSYLDVSVSSLDGESHNVQVYADISAEWVSGDRSAIAQWDYGVTGDGVAYHKVHRQTPLLFSENRDQAEWGDWYWATDNGAGLTYQAGADVDVRGAFASNGRLSNTNDAGYRAISDNWPVFGFAHDLGSIQSSIGVLFSIGLTQPEAIQYTGSSDTLSPVSSLWTSYFSTGLDALNFFHHDYQEANSLSSDLDERVARDSIAAAGRDYLTITSLSIRQAFAATQLCGPEDSPYLFMKEISSNGNMNTIDVIFPAHPVFLYTNPDFLKYILRPHFEIQESRHYPNSYAMHDIGSHYPNATGHPDGNDEPMPLEECGNNVIMALAFAQKSGDTAYLESHYAILRQWTDYLIEDALYPANQISTDDFAGPLANQTNLALKGIIGIEAMSVIADLVTNTNDASNLTNYAHDYIEAWQTLGIARSGAQSHTTLSYGSDDSHGLLYNLYADRELGLNLVPQSVYDMQSDFYPTIQEEYGVPLDTRHLYTKSDWQLFAAAIASTSTRDMFIQHLAKWINQTPTSRPLTDLYDTVTGGYPPVVFIARPVMGGAFALLLLETSS, encoded by the exons ATGTATATTCTTCCATTAGGATGCCTGTGCGCATTCCTGGCTATCCTGACGGATGCCGCATCTACCTTTTCTCCTGCTCGTCCTCCAGCCCTGCCCCTAGTAGTCAAGTCCCCCTACTTGAGTACTTGGTTGCCCGCTGGACAAGATGGCGGAAATGGTGGCTATTTGGCGGGCGAATGGCCAACCTTTTGGGA AGGCCAGGTTACTGGTTGGGCTGGTTTAATTCGTGTTGATGGCCAGGTCTACACATGGATGGGACTACCAGGCTCCACTACTGTGGACCAAACTGCATATGAGTACACCTCCACGAAAAGCATCTTCACTATGCACGTTGGTGATAAGGTGGAGATGAAAATAACCTTTCTCTCACCAATCACTCCAAATGATCTCCGACGACAGTCCCTCGTGTTTTCGTATCTTGATGTTAGCGTGAGCTCCCTCGACGGAGAGTCTCACAACGTGCAGGTGTACGCCGACATATCAGCTG AATGGGTGTCTGGCGACCGTTCTGCCATTGCACAGTGGGATTATGGTGTAACCGGCGACGGTGTTGCCTATCACAAGGTCCATCGCCAAACGCCGCTCCTCTTCTCTGAAAATAGAGACCAGGCCGAATGGGGGGACTGGTATTGGGCAACTGATAATGGAGCAGGTCTTACCTACCAGGCTGGGGCAGATGTTGATGTGCGCGGGGCATTCGCGAGTAACGGAAGGCTGAGCAATACAAATGATGCTGGCTATAGGGCTATCTCCGATAACTGGCCAGTATTTGGCTTTGCTCATGACCTTGGGTCCATCCAATCTTCTATTGGGGTACTGTTCTCAATAGGTCTAACACAACCGGAAGCAATCCAATACACTGGTAGCTCTGATACGCTCAGCCCTGTGTCTTCTTTGTGGACAAGTTACTTCAGCACTGGACTAGATGCC CTCAATTTCTTCCACCATGATTACCAGGAAGCGAACTCTCTGTCTTCAGACCTTGACGAGCGAGTTGCTCGAGATtccattgctgctgctggccgaGACTATCTTACAATCACATCCCTTAGCATTCGTCAAGCTTTTGCCGCAACCCAGCTGTGTGGACCAGAAGACAGTCCATATCTCTTTATGAAGGAAATATCTTCAAATGGCAACATGAATACGATAGATGTCATATTCCCTGCACACCCAGTCTTCTTATACACCAACCCAGACTTTCTCAAGTACATTCTACGACCGCACTTCGAGATTCAGGAATCCAGGCACTACCCCAATTCCTATGCCATGCACGACATCGGCTCACATTATCCCAACGCCACGGGTCATCCAGATGGGAATGATGAGCCAATGCCATTGGAGGAGTGCGGCAATAACGTGATCATGGCTCTGGCATTTGCACAGAAATCTGGCGACACTGCATACCTCGAGAGTCACTACGCAATACTGAGGCAATGGACTGACTATTTAATTGAAGACGCCCTTTATCCAGCCAACCAAATATCGACGGATGATTTTGCTGGTCCGCTAGC gaaccaaaccaaccttgCCCTAAAGGGAATCATCGGTATCGAGGCCATGTCAGTCATCGCAGATCTGGTCACAAATACCAATGATGCGTCGAATCTCACCAACTACGCCCATGACTATATCGAGGCGTGGCAGACCCTGGGCATTGCACGTAGTGGAGCCCAGTCGCATACGACGTTGTCATACGGATCGGACGACTCCCATG GACTTCTTTACAATCTCTACGCTGATCGCGAACTGGGCCTGAACTTGGTCCCGCAATCCGTGTACGACATGCAAAGTGATTTCTACCCAACTATCCAGGAGGAATACGGTGTGCCACTGGATACCCGACACCTATACACTAAGA GTGATTGGCAACTCTTTGCAGCGGCGATTGCGTCGACAAGTACACGAGATATGTTCATCCAGCATCTTGCCAAGTGGATAAATCAGACACCGACAAGTCGTCCCCTCACGGATCTTTATGACACTGTAACTGGAGG CTATCCGCCTGTTGTTTTTATCGCCCGACCTGTCATGGGTGGCGCCTTTGCCCTGTTGCTGCTTGAGACAAGCTCGTGA